From a single Dendropsophus ebraccatus isolate aDenEbr1 chromosome 8, aDenEbr1.pat, whole genome shotgun sequence genomic region:
- the IFT25 gene encoding intraflagellar transport protein 25 homolog produces MCDHFRKSAWFLSNGIATGRGSEVPACGDMTRAGNLCVSSAGALVSLATSSDDRHPAEHMIDGNPETFWTTTGTFPQEFIISLSGLQRIGKISIESSLIRNLKIYSSASKEAANFEPCVERELEHVEGQFQTEEITLPGVQASHLRFVIVSGYDHFVCVRSVSAESAI; encoded by the exons ATGTGTGATCATTTCCGGAAAAGCGCCTGGTTTCTTAGTAACGGCATAGCAACAGGACGAGGCTCGGAGGTCCCGGCTTGTGGAGACATGACCCGGGCGGGTAACCTGTGTGTGAGCTCGGCGGGAGCGCTGGTGTCTCTGGCCACATCCAGCGATGACAGACACCCGGCGGAGCACATGATAGACGG AAATCCAGAGACCTTTTGGACGACGACCGGAACGTTCCCTCAGGAATTCATCATCAGTCTGAGCGGCTTACAGAGGATCGGGAAGATCAGCATCGAGAGCTCACTAA TACGAAACTTAAAAATCTACAGCAGTGCCTCCAAAGAAGCGGCAAACTTTGAGCCATGTGTGGAGAGAG AACTCGAGCACGTGGAAGGACAGTTCCAAACTGAGGAGATCACT CTCCCCGGGGTTCAGGCGTCTCACCTCCGTTTTGTCATCGTCTCCGGATATGATCATTTTGTCTGCGTGCGCAGTGTATCGGCAGAGAGCGCCATCTGA